In the Streptomyces sp. cg36 genome, one interval contains:
- a CDS encoding nitric oxide synthase oxygenase, with amino-acid sequence MRKFLSRPKRPTGPGPDAAGAALWREAADFVRLHRSEEPGLGAPEGRLAEIREEIRATGTYRHTSEELVFGARVAWRNSNRCIGRLYWRSLRVRDLRHLTDAEPVAEACAEHLRRAANGGRIRPLITVFAPEAPGRAAPRIWNEQLIRYAGYRTADGSVLGDPRNAGLTDLALRLGWPGGPHTAFDVLPLVVEGVDDKPRVFELPADAVLEVALEHPEDGWGGEWGLRWHAVPAISGMCLEIGGIHYPAAPFNGWYMGTEIGARNLADTDRYDLLPRIARRLGLDTSDDRTLWKDRALVELNRAVLHSFDRAGVTMADHHAESRRFVTHLEREERKGRTVPADWSWIVPPMSSATTEVFHRTYDTAELRPCFAHHPEAAARARGESIRRTP; translated from the coding sequence ATGAGGAAGTTCCTGAGCAGGCCGAAGCGGCCGACGGGCCCCGGCCCGGACGCGGCCGGGGCCGCGCTGTGGCGGGAGGCGGCCGATTTCGTGCGGCTGCACCGCTCGGAGGAACCGGGCCTCGGCGCTCCGGAGGGGCGGCTGGCGGAGATACGTGAGGAGATCCGGGCGACGGGCACCTATCGCCACACCTCCGAGGAGCTGGTGTTCGGGGCGCGGGTGGCGTGGCGCAACAGCAACCGGTGCATAGGGCGGCTGTACTGGCGCTCGCTGCGGGTGCGCGACCTGCGCCACCTCACCGATGCCGAGCCGGTGGCCGAGGCGTGCGCGGAGCATCTGCGCCGGGCCGCCAACGGGGGCCGCATCCGCCCGCTGATCACGGTGTTCGCCCCGGAGGCGCCGGGGCGTGCGGCGCCGCGCATCTGGAACGAGCAGCTGATCCGGTACGCGGGCTACCGCACCGCCGACGGCTCGGTGCTGGGTGACCCGCGCAACGCCGGGCTGACCGATCTCGCGCTGCGCCTGGGCTGGCCGGGCGGTCCGCACACCGCCTTCGACGTGCTGCCGCTGGTCGTGGAGGGCGTCGACGACAAGCCGCGCGTCTTCGAGCTGCCCGCCGACGCGGTCCTGGAGGTGGCGCTGGAGCATCCCGAGGACGGCTGGGGCGGCGAGTGGGGGCTGCGCTGGCACGCGGTGCCCGCGATCTCCGGGATGTGTCTGGAGATCGGCGGCATCCACTATCCGGCGGCCCCCTTCAACGGCTGGTACATGGGGACCGAGATCGGCGCGCGCAACCTGGCCGACACCGACCGCTACGACCTGCTGCCCCGGATCGCCCGCCGCCTCGGCCTGGACACCAGCGACGACCGGACGCTGTGGAAGGACCGCGCGCTGGTCGAGCTGAACCGCGCCGTGCTGCACTCCTTCGACCGCGCGGGCGTCACCATGGCGGACCACCACGCCGAGTCCAGGCGTTTCGTGACCCATCTGGAGCGCGAAGAGCGCAAAGGGCGCACGGTGCCGGCCGACTGGAGCTGGATCGTTCCCCCCATGTCGAGCGCGACGACCGAGGTCTTCCACCGCACCTACGACACCGCCGAATTGCGGCCCTGCTTCGCGCATCATCCGGAGGCAGCCGCCCGGGCCCGGGGCGAATCGATTCGCCGGACCCCCTGA
- a CDS encoding MarR family winged helix-turn-helix transcriptional regulator yields the protein MVTKREPDSGTPPLFQGLQSWHGFLLRKAGQRFTEQAEQALTHLNITLRQFGVLNVVDSEPGINQRMVGQTLRIDRTTIVGLVDDLESKNLLERRRGADRRTFALFLTDRGSLCLRDAGDLMVKVHESFLQPLSAAERDVLRELMQRLAVAEETPGL from the coding sequence GTGGTGACGAAGAGGGAACCGGACAGTGGGACACCGCCGTTGTTCCAGGGGTTGCAAAGCTGGCACGGCTTCCTCCTCCGCAAGGCCGGCCAGCGGTTCACCGAGCAGGCCGAGCAGGCGCTCACCCATCTGAACATCACGCTCCGTCAGTTCGGCGTGCTGAACGTGGTGGACTCCGAGCCCGGGATCAACCAGCGGATGGTCGGACAGACCCTGCGGATCGACCGGACGACCATCGTGGGGCTCGTCGACGACCTGGAGAGCAAGAACCTGCTGGAGCGCCGGCGGGGTGCTGACCGGCGGACGTTCGCGCTCTTCCTCACCGATCGCGGCAGCCTGTGCTTGCGCGATGCGGGCGACCTGATGGTCAAGGTCCATGAATCGTTCCTGCAGCCCCTGTCGGCGGCCGAGCGCGATGTGCTGCGTGAGCTGATGCAACGCCTCGCCGTCGCGGAGGAGACCCCGGGCCTCTAG
- a CDS encoding Glu/Leu/Phe/Val dehydrogenase dimerization domain-containing protein, which yields MVSIIEYVDPVEHCPGYLVYDATDCRLAAGGCRMQAGLTAETLMTLAGRMTLKQRVLGVNVDGAKCGIAYDPRGPGRQEVLRRFVAFLADELGTRFSMGCDMGTRFEELDRIAAALGIGSAKIAVRHAQRLDDRDFRARMDLLNTRVGLLTLGQRRAGQALAHSALAATAHTGRRDSEVSVALQGFGNLGRAAALALLEAGVRITVVADEYGCAVDPRGLDIARMLTLDQRRPVQGMLAEPMRLPREALLELPADVLVLAGGEDAVTAERAALLPVPVVAVGANCGLSGTAEQLLLDRGVLVVPDFIGGIGGSASMEALFGPRTTPTAPEVLDTIGTMMRELVGDILSGARDRGVSPRQVASDIAASAIVAPGEKPYGASPYRPARTAPRGSRGRSVRTPLKSER from the coding sequence ATGGTCAGCATCATCGAGTACGTCGATCCCGTCGAGCACTGTCCCGGCTACCTGGTGTACGACGCCACCGACTGCCGCCTCGCGGCGGGCGGGTGCCGCATGCAGGCCGGGCTCACCGCCGAGACCCTCATGACCCTCGCGGGGCGCATGACGCTCAAGCAGCGCGTGCTCGGGGTCAACGTCGACGGTGCCAAGTGCGGCATCGCCTACGACCCGCGCGGCCCCGGGCGCCAGGAGGTCCTGCGCCGCTTCGTCGCCTTCCTCGCCGACGAGCTCGGCACCCGCTTCAGCATGGGCTGCGACATGGGCACCCGGTTCGAGGAGCTGGACCGCATCGCCGCCGCCCTCGGCATCGGCTCGGCCAAGATCGCCGTCCGGCACGCCCAGCGCCTCGACGACCGCGACTTCCGGGCCCGGATGGACCTGCTGAACACCCGCGTCGGACTGCTCACCCTCGGCCAGCGCCGGGCCGGGCAGGCGCTCGCCCACAGCGCGCTCGCCGCCACCGCCCACACCGGCCGCCGCGACAGCGAGGTCAGCGTCGCCCTCCAGGGCTTCGGCAACCTCGGCCGGGCCGCCGCCCTGGCCCTGCTGGAGGCCGGGGTCCGCATCACCGTCGTCGCCGACGAGTACGGCTGCGCGGTCGACCCGCGCGGGCTCGACATCGCCCGCATGCTCACCCTCGACCAGCGCCGCCCCGTCCAGGGCATGCTGGCGGAGCCGATGCGGCTGCCCCGCGAGGCGCTCCTGGAGCTCCCCGCCGACGTACTGGTCCTGGCGGGCGGCGAGGACGCGGTGACGGCCGAGCGGGCGGCGCTGCTGCCGGTGCCGGTCGTGGCCGTCGGCGCCAACTGCGGCCTCAGCGGCACCGCCGAGCAGCTGCTGCTCGACCGGGGCGTGCTGGTCGTGCCCGACTTCATCGGCGGGATCGGCGGCTCGGCGTCGATGGAGGCGCTCTTCGGTCCGCGCACCACACCGACCGCGCCGGAGGTGCTCGACACCATCGGCACGATGATGCGCGAGCTCGTCGGGGACATCCTCAGCGGCGCCCGCGACCGCGGGGTGAGCCCCCGTCAGGTGGCCTCCGACATCGCGGCGTCGGCGATCGTGGCGCCCGGCGAGAAGCCGTACGGCGCCAGCCCCTACCGCCCGGCCCGCACCGCACCGCGCGGCAGCCGGGGGCGTTCCGTCCGTACTCCGCTGAAGTCCGAGAGGTGA
- a CDS encoding adenylosuccinate lyase family protein: MTTASATSTPAAGPGPEPTECAHLRSHITDSRFYGHRYSTPASHRIFCDRCRYQRWLDVEAALALSQGELGIIPANAAKMIAEAARVDRLDLPAISAEIRRTSHSLVAFLRVFQASCEGGAGEYVHYGATTQDIQDTSQVLEMREVLDELERLLRSLAGRLAELAEENATTVALGRTHAQPALPMGFGIKIAGWLDEVLRHLERIEQLRPRVLAVQLFGGVGTMAGFGELALPLLDTFAARLGLAAPAVGWHVSRDRVVEFVSCLAMVAGTMGRIGDEVRTLSRPEFGELEIGWRHGQVGSSTMPHKRNPEACEQAVVMARLTAAQMANALACMGGDHERDSRSLRIEWACVPDASHYALSACEIVSHLVGGLAVRPERIRTNVAAVAEQIATEKLMLALGKHIGKQTAHEYVYELVQAARENGTSMREATGRDGLAGAPLDAAALDEIFDPTTYLGQSAALTGRAVAKARAYLDGTARADGGDAR; the protein is encoded by the coding sequence ATGACGACCGCGTCCGCCACCAGCACCCCCGCCGCCGGGCCCGGCCCGGAGCCCACCGAGTGCGCCCATTTACGCAGTCACATCACCGACTCCCGGTTCTACGGCCACCGGTACAGCACACCCGCCAGCCACCGGATCTTCTGCGACCGATGTCGTTACCAACGGTGGCTCGACGTGGAGGCGGCGCTCGCCCTGAGCCAGGGCGAGCTGGGCATCATCCCGGCGAACGCCGCCAAGATGATCGCGGAAGCCGCCCGGGTGGACCGGCTCGACCTGCCCGCGATCTCGGCGGAGATCCGCCGCACCAGCCACTCGCTGGTCGCCTTCCTGCGGGTGTTCCAGGCTTCCTGCGAGGGCGGCGCGGGCGAGTACGTGCACTACGGCGCCACCACGCAGGACATCCAGGACACCTCCCAGGTGCTGGAGATGCGCGAGGTGCTGGACGAGCTGGAGCGGCTGCTGCGCTCCCTCGCGGGCCGGCTCGCCGAGCTCGCCGAGGAGAACGCCACCACGGTCGCCCTCGGCCGCACCCACGCCCAGCCCGCGCTGCCGATGGGCTTCGGCATCAAGATCGCCGGCTGGCTGGACGAGGTCCTGCGGCACCTGGAACGCATCGAGCAGCTGCGGCCCCGGGTGCTGGCGGTGCAGCTGTTCGGCGGCGTCGGCACCATGGCCGGATTCGGCGAGCTGGCGCTGCCGCTCCTGGACACGTTCGCCGCGCGGCTGGGGCTCGCGGCGCCGGCGGTCGGCTGGCACGTCTCGCGCGACCGGGTCGTGGAGTTCGTGTCGTGCCTGGCGATGGTGGCCGGGACCATGGGCCGCATCGGGGACGAGGTGCGCACGCTGTCCCGCCCCGAGTTCGGCGAGCTGGAGATCGGCTGGCGGCACGGCCAGGTCGGCAGCAGCACGATGCCGCACAAGCGCAACCCCGAGGCGTGCGAGCAGGCCGTGGTGATGGCCCGGCTCACGGCCGCGCAGATGGCCAACGCGCTGGCGTGCATGGGCGGCGACCACGAGCGCGACTCGCGCAGCCTGCGCATCGAATGGGCCTGTGTCCCCGACGCCTCCCACTACGCCCTCTCCGCCTGCGAGATCGTCTCGCACCTGGTGGGCGGTCTGGCGGTGCGGCCCGAGCGCATCCGTACCAATGTCGCCGCCGTCGCCGAGCAGATCGCCACCGAGAAGCTGATGCTGGCCCTCGGCAAGCACATCGGCAAGCAGACCGCCCACGAGTACGTCTACGAACTCGTCCAGGCCGCCCGGGAGAACGGCACCTCCATGCGCGAGGCGACCGGCCGCGACGGTCTGGCGGGCGCGCCGCTCGACGCGGCGGCGCTGGACGAGATCTTCGACCCGACGACCTACCTCGGCCAGTCGGCCGCCCTGACCGGCCGGGCGGTGGCGAAGGCCCGCGCGTACCTGGACGGCACGGCGCGGGCGGACGGCGGCGACGCCCGGTGA
- a CDS encoding FmdE family protein — MDRTQAYNDVVRFHGHECPGAAFGVRVAEAALTALDLKDPATPLVLVSETDACAVDALQVLTGCTYGKRTLIHEDAGRNVFTLWERDGSTGVRVRAKADSIVFRTEEIWALAARVEDGTATVEEGETFARLQGERIKGLLSVPAEEILSVEEVESAAPGVKHLARTDLCVDCGEPTSVETLHDHRGRMVCPACHLAAHGGVLPEGHGDHGHHPQSHKHQHGHHHEHKH, encoded by the coding sequence ATGGATCGCACCCAGGCATACAACGACGTCGTCCGCTTCCACGGCCACGAATGCCCCGGCGCCGCCTTCGGCGTCCGGGTCGCCGAGGCCGCGCTCACCGCCCTCGACCTGAAGGACCCGGCCACGCCGCTGGTCCTGGTCTCCGAGACCGACGCCTGCGCCGTCGACGCGCTCCAGGTGCTGACGGGCTGTACCTACGGCAAGCGCACCCTCATCCACGAGGACGCGGGCCGCAACGTGTTCACGCTGTGGGAGCGCGACGGCTCCACGGGCGTACGGGTACGGGCCAAGGCCGACAGCATCGTCTTCCGCACCGAGGAGATCTGGGCGCTGGCCGCCCGGGTGGAGGACGGCACCGCGACCGTGGAGGAGGGCGAGACCTTCGCCCGGCTCCAGGGCGAGCGGATCAAGGGGCTGCTGAGCGTGCCCGCCGAGGAGATCCTCAGCGTCGAGGAGGTGGAGTCCGCGGCGCCCGGCGTCAAGCACCTCGCCCGCACCGACCTCTGCGTCGACTGCGGCGAACCCACCAGTGTGGAGACGCTGCACGACCACCGCGGCCGGATGGTCTGCCCGGCCTGCCACCTCGCCGCGCACGGCGGGGTGCTGCCCGAGGGCCACGGCGACCACGGGCACCATCCGCAGAGCCACAAGCACCAGCACGGCCACCACCACGAGCACAAGCACTGA
- a CDS encoding NAD(P)H-binding protein yields MSVLVIGAADGLGHLVVRALRERDVPVAVLAGDLAGSPAGPGVRVVPGDLADPDSVRAGARGCESVFLASACRIECHNTAADAAADAGARLVKLSPWPAAVREDSPAPGARHHWISDRHLARRGLPYTILSPNYPMQELVRHYAPDVRRRGVLVDPAGGRGVGLVDESDVAEMAARVLTEPGHEGRTYAPTGPAAPSFGELAALLAELTGAQVAAEEPTGPELARWLAREHRPWEAELGALFGQFRAGAGQSVTDDVRRVTGHEPRPVADFLKANLHHFLPDSGG; encoded by the coding sequence ATGTCGGTCCTGGTGATCGGCGCGGCGGACGGGCTCGGCCACCTGGTGGTCCGTGCGCTGCGGGAGCGGGACGTGCCGGTGGCCGTCCTGGCCGGGGACCTCGCGGGGTCCCCGGCCGGGCCGGGCGTGCGGGTGGTCCCCGGGGACCTGGCCGACCCGGACTCGGTGCGGGCGGGCGCGCGGGGGTGCGAGAGCGTCTTCCTGGCCTCCGCCTGCCGGATCGAGTGCCACAACACCGCCGCCGACGCGGCGGCCGACGCCGGCGCCCGGCTGGTGAAGCTGTCGCCGTGGCCCGCGGCCGTACGGGAGGACAGCCCGGCGCCGGGGGCCCGGCACCACTGGATCAGCGACCGCCACCTCGCCCGGCGGGGGCTGCCGTACACGATCCTGTCGCCCAACTACCCGATGCAGGAGCTGGTCCGCCACTACGCTCCGGACGTGCGGCGGCGCGGGGTGCTCGTCGACCCGGCGGGCGGGCGGGGCGTGGGCCTGGTCGACGAGAGCGACGTGGCCGAGATGGCCGCGCGCGTGCTGACCGAGCCGGGGCACGAGGGCCGCACCTACGCCCCGACCGGCCCGGCCGCGCCCTCCTTCGGGGAGCTCGCGGCGCTGCTGGCGGAGCTGACGGGCGCGCAGGTGGCCGCCGAGGAGCCGACCGGGCCGGAGCTGGCGCGCTGGCTGGCCCGGGAGCACCGGCCGTGGGAGGCCGAACTGGGCGCGCTCTTCGGGCAGTTCCGGGCGGGGGCCGGCCAGTCGGTGACGGACGACGTGCGCCGGGTCACGGGCCACGAGCCGCGCCCGGTGGCCGACTTCCTGAAGGCGAACCTGCACCACTTCCTGCCGGACTCGGGAGGCTGA